In Streptomyces ambofaciens ATCC 23877, a single genomic region encodes these proteins:
- a CDS encoding aminotransferase class III-fold pyridoxal phosphate-dependent enzyme, whose product MTRPADEPPARAPSPRRSGPAREPSARTYAQALPVVPVRARGLTIEGADGRRYLDCASGAGALPLGHNHPVVLEAIRRVLDSGAPLQVMGLTTPVEDTFVTELLRTLPAGSAHRARVRFCGPAGAEPVATAVALVRAATGRTRVVALIESDHGATADLSGPADAAQSPAGVIFEPVRGAAGVLPASVAWMRDLRRVTAERSVPLIADESETGVGWTGAFWAVEHGAVTPDVLVLSNAIGGSLPLAAVVYDDALHSGEPDAGAFRGNQLALAAGAATLAHVREHRLADHAATLGARILTRLRGLAREFRCVGEVRGRGLMIGIELVAPEGTHEMPGDGSGGGETGGGENGHSAGVGNGAGGGAGAGPASGSAAAVAAAVQRECLRRGLIVGLAGSARDVVRLLPPLITTEEQTSAVLDRLADALGAVERGRGGHALPRAARAAR is encoded by the coding sequence ATGACGAGGCCGGCGGATGAGCCACCCGCGCGGGCCCCCTCTCCGCGCCGGAGCGGACCGGCGCGTGAGCCCTCCGCCCGCACGTACGCGCAGGCCCTCCCGGTCGTGCCGGTCCGGGCCCGAGGGCTCACCATCGAGGGTGCCGACGGCCGTCGCTACCTCGACTGTGCGTCGGGCGCGGGGGCACTGCCCCTCGGGCACAACCACCCGGTGGTGCTGGAGGCGATCCGCAGGGTCCTCGACTCGGGCGCCCCCTTGCAGGTCATGGGGCTCACCACGCCTGTGGAGGACACCTTCGTCACCGAGCTGCTGCGCACCCTGCCGGCCGGGTCGGCCCACCGCGCGCGCGTGCGGTTCTGCGGACCGGCCGGTGCGGAGCCGGTGGCCACCGCCGTGGCCCTGGTCCGTGCCGCCACCGGACGGACCCGGGTCGTCGCCCTCATCGAGTCCGACCACGGTGCGACCGCCGACCTCTCGGGCCCGGCCGACGCCGCACAGTCGCCGGCGGGAGTGATCTTCGAGCCGGTCCGCGGTGCGGCCGGTGTGCTGCCCGCCTCCGTTGCCTGGATGCGGGACCTGCGCCGCGTCACGGCCGAGCGGTCCGTCCCGCTGATCGCCGACGAGAGCGAGACCGGCGTCGGGTGGACCGGTGCCTTCTGGGCGGTCGAGCACGGTGCCGTCACCCCCGACGTCCTGGTCCTCTCCAACGCGATCGGCGGCAGCCTGCCGCTCGCGGCGGTGGTGTACGACGACGCCCTGCACTCCGGGGAGCCCGACGCCGGTGCCTTCCGCGGCAACCAACTCGCCCTGGCGGCGGGCGCGGCCACCCTGGCGCACGTCCGCGAACACCGCCTCGCCGACCACGCCGCCACGCTGGGGGCCCGGATCCTGACCCGACTGCGCGGCCTGGCCCGCGAGTTCCGGTGCGTCGGCGAGGTGCGCGGGCGGGGTCTGATGATCGGAATCGAGCTGGTGGCACCGGAGGGGACGCACGAGATGCCCGGCGACGGCTCGGGCGGCGGTGAGACCGGGGGTGGGGAAAACGGTCACAGCGCCGGTGTGGGCAACGGCGCGGGCGGTGGTGCGGGTGCGGGTCCCGCGTCCGGCTCCGCCGCCGCGGTCGCCGCCGCCGTCCAACGGGAGTGCCTGCGCCGCGGGCTGATCGTCGGCCTGGCGGGCTCGGCCCGTGACGTCGTGCGACTGCTGCCGCCCCTGATCACCACCGAGGAGCAGACGTCGGCGGTCCTGGACCGCCTCGCCGACGCCCTGGGAGCGGTGGAACGCGGCCGGGGCGGTCACGCGTTACCGCGCGCGGCGCGCGCCGCACGCTGA
- the hflX gene encoding GTPase HflX, which yields MTSSSSPSQDTKRLAQTYPEGLRADALMEEDVAWSHDIASEWDGDQLDRADRAALRRVAGLSTELEDVTEVEYRQLRLERVVLVGVWTSGTVQDAENSLAELAALAETAGALVLDGVVQRRDKPDAATYIGSGKAEELRDVVLDTGADTVICDGELSPGQLIHLEDVVKVKVIDRTALILDIFAQHAKSREGKAQVALAQMQYMLPRLRGWGQSLSRQMGGGKGGGLATRGPGETKIETDRRRIREKMAKMRREIAEMKTGREIKRQERKRHKVPSVAIAGYTNAGKSSLLNRLTGAGVLVENALFATLDPTVRRAETPSGRLYTLADTVGFVRHLPHHLVEAFRSTMEEVGDSDLIVHVVDGSHPAPEEQLAAVREVIRDVGATGVPEIVVINKADMADPLVLQRLLRVEKRSIAVSARTGQGIDELLALIDNELPHPSVEVEALVPYTRGGLVARAHDEGEVLSEEHTPEGTLLKVRVHEELAAELTPYAPAPLG from the coding sequence ATGACCTCCTCTTCTTCCCCCTCCCAGGACACCAAGCGTCTCGCGCAGACCTATCCCGAGGGCCTCCGGGCCGATGCCCTGATGGAAGAGGACGTCGCCTGGAGCCATGACATCGCATCGGAGTGGGACGGCGACCAGCTCGACCGCGCCGACCGCGCGGCTCTGCGCCGGGTGGCGGGCCTCTCCACGGAACTCGAGGACGTCACCGAGGTCGAGTACCGCCAGCTCCGCCTGGAGCGGGTCGTCCTCGTCGGCGTGTGGACCTCGGGCACGGTGCAGGACGCCGAGAACTCCCTCGCCGAGCTCGCCGCCCTCGCGGAGACCGCGGGCGCGCTCGTGCTCGACGGCGTCGTCCAGCGCCGAGACAAGCCCGACGCCGCCACCTACATCGGCTCCGGCAAGGCCGAGGAGCTGCGGGACGTCGTCCTCGACACGGGCGCGGACACCGTCATCTGCGACGGTGAGCTCAGCCCGGGCCAGCTCATCCACCTCGAGGACGTCGTCAAGGTCAAGGTCATCGACCGCACGGCCCTGATCCTGGACATCTTCGCCCAGCACGCCAAGTCCCGAGAGGGCAAGGCGCAGGTCGCGCTCGCGCAGATGCAGTACATGCTGCCGAGGCTGCGCGGCTGGGGTCAGTCGCTGTCCCGGCAGATGGGCGGCGGCAAGGGCGGCGGCCTCGCCACCCGTGGCCCCGGTGAGACCAAGATCGAGACGGACCGGCGCCGGATCCGCGAGAAGATGGCGAAGATGCGCCGGGAGATCGCGGAGATGAAGACCGGCCGCGAGATCAAGCGGCAGGAGCGCAAGCGCCACAAGGTGCCGTCCGTCGCCATCGCGGGCTACACCAACGCGGGTAAGTCCTCGCTGCTCAACCGCCTCACCGGCGCGGGCGTGCTGGTCGAGAACGCGCTCTTCGCGACCCTCGACCCGACCGTGCGCCGGGCCGAGACGCCGAGCGGGCGGCTGTACACCCTGGCGGACACCGTCGGCTTCGTCCGGCATCTGCCGCACCACCTGGTCGAGGCGTTCCGCTCCACGATGGAGGAGGTCGGCGACTCCGACCTGATCGTGCACGTGGTGGACGGTTCGCATCCGGCTCCGGAGGAGCAGCTGGCTGCGGTACGCGAGGTGATCAGGGACGTCGGCGCCACCGGCGTGCCCGAGATCGTCGTGATCAACAAGGCCGACATGGCGGACCCGCTGGTCCTCCAGCGGCTGCTGCGGGTGGAGAAGCGCTCCATCGCCGTCTCGGCCCGCACCGGCCAGGGCATCGACGAGCTGCTCGCCCTGATCGACAACGAGCTGCCGCATCCGTCGGTCGAGGTCGAGGCGCTCGTGCCCTACACCCGCGGTGGGCTGGTCGCCCGCGCCCACGACGAGGGCGAGGTGCTGTCCGAGGAGCACACCCCGGAGGGCACCCTCCTCAAGGTGCGTGTGCACGAGGAGCTGGCGGCGGAGCTCACGCCGTACGCTCCGGCGCCTCTCGGCTGA
- a CDS encoding trypsin-like serine peptidase — translation MRSAPAPAAPRHRRRTALAATGLVAALALTMTACGGSDGGEADAEPGGGTSQAAGTGADGQVEVPAGLADRLKEHGIDVDRWKDGGWKDWDRDKWLSEAKDFVNPMIEGLWKPDRMKSAKEADKTFGTKDAAADQGATDPEPAPVEAVAEKTPYHRNAAPVGKVFFDSPEGSMVCSGTVVKDVNHPGRSNLVWTAGHCVHAGGSGGWYRNLAFVPSYNDLGKSETELADATTSEMAPYGTWWADWASTSNQWIQGGAQDGGDGAAYDYSVLHVKPEQGSKSLEETVGAALEVDFSAPSATEVASMGAWGYPAAPPYNGLSMFKCVDRPGRLSLSPSLPTMYRIGCTMTGGSSGGGWFRVVDGETRLVSNTSIGPLENTWLAGPQLGRDAEAMYQNMSRTYGGQ, via the coding sequence ATGCGTTCCGCACCCGCGCCCGCGGCGCCACGCCACCGGCGGCGCACGGCACTCGCCGCCACCGGCCTTGTCGCCGCCCTGGCACTCACCATGACCGCCTGTGGCGGTTCGGACGGGGGCGAGGCCGACGCCGAGCCCGGAGGCGGCACCTCCCAGGCCGCCGGCACCGGGGCCGACGGCCAGGTGGAGGTCCCGGCCGGCCTGGCCGACCGGCTCAAGGAGCACGGCATCGACGTCGACCGGTGGAAGGACGGCGGCTGGAAGGACTGGGACCGGGACAAGTGGCTCAGTGAGGCGAAGGACTTCGTCAATCCGATGATCGAAGGCCTGTGGAAGCCGGACCGGATGAAGTCCGCGAAGGAGGCCGACAAGACCTTCGGCACCAAGGACGCCGCCGCCGACCAGGGCGCCACCGACCCGGAGCCGGCCCCCGTCGAGGCCGTGGCCGAGAAGACGCCGTACCACCGGAACGCCGCCCCGGTCGGCAAGGTCTTCTTCGACTCCCCCGAGGGTTCGATGGTCTGTTCCGGCACGGTAGTGAAGGACGTGAACCACCCGGGCAGGTCCAACCTCGTCTGGACGGCGGGCCACTGCGTGCACGCGGGTGGCAGCGGCGGCTGGTACCGCAACCTTGCCTTCGTGCCGTCGTACAACGATCTCGGCAAGTCCGAGACGGAGCTGGCGGACGCGACGACCAGCGAGATGGCCCCCTACGGCACCTGGTGGGCCGACTGGGCGTCGACCTCGAACCAGTGGATCCAGGGCGGCGCGCAGGACGGGGGTGACGGAGCCGCGTACGACTACTCCGTGCTGCACGTGAAGCCGGAGCAGGGCAGCAAGTCCCTGGAGGAGACTGTCGGCGCCGCGCTGGAGGTGGACTTCTCGGCCCCGTCCGCGACGGAGGTCGCCAGCATGGGTGCCTGGGGCTACCCGGCCGCTCCGCCGTACAACGGCCTGTCCATGTTCAAGTGCGTCGACCGGCCCGGCCGGCTGTCGCTGAGCCCGTCGCTGCCGACGATGTACCGCATCGGCTGCACCATGACCGGCGGCTCGTCCGGCGGCGGCTGGTTCCGGGTGGTGGACGGCGAGACCAGGCTGGTCTCGAACACCTCGATCGGCCCGCTGGAGAACACCTGGCTGGCGGGCCCGCAGCTGGGCCGTGACGCGGAGGCGATGTACCAGAACATGAGCAGGACGTACGGCGGTCAGTGA
- a CDS encoding IucA/IucC family protein has product MPSSAATPVPSPPADALDDRAPDPGPDSGLGPGSCPGSGPDSAPGTYPDPALAPFAEAQAVAVENLLRCWVRETGASAPGGGSLRVPLPASGTTLTVPVHYWSPTGCHRFGRPRLADAPASTPPVDAVTLAALLVRESAGEPGPDGADLVARVADSVRRTAVFLRDRRGSRAPDTGSGPGPGPDTETGPDLFLAAEQALLLGHPLHPTPKSREGLTEAEARLYSPELRGAFPLHWMAVAPSVLATDSAWTERGRPVTAPRLTARLAGDGALPPDGYAVLPLHPWQFRAVRHRPETAALLDAGLLRDLGVQGGDWHPTSSLRTVHRPGAAAMLKLSLALHITNSRRENLRKELHRGVEVHRLLRKGLSCQWQAAHPEFDIVRDPAWLGVDGPDGGPVRGLDVVIRHNPFRPSDDVSCVAGLVAPRPYGPGEGTGRHTGGVPRSRLAEVVTRIAARAGRPRAAVTVEWFLRYLRHVVRPVLWLDANAGIALEAHQQNTLVLLDSGGWPVGGRYRDNQGYYFRASRRAELDARLPGIGQHSDTFVSDEVTDERFTYYLAVNNVFGLIGALGSQHLADERLLLAAFRCFLRDLASGPDPLRCPLPEHLLDSPVLRCKANLLTRLHGLDELAGPVDTQSVYVTIPNPLRV; this is encoded by the coding sequence GTGCCCTCCTCGGCGGCCACACCTGTGCCTTCGCCGCCGGCCGATGCCTTGGACGACCGTGCTCCTGACCCCGGCCCCGACTCCGGCCTCGGCCCCGGTTCCTGCCCCGGCTCCGGCCCCGATTCCGCTCCCGGCACATACCCCGACCCTGCCCTCGCTCCCTTCGCCGAGGCCCAGGCCGTGGCCGTGGAGAACCTGCTGCGCTGCTGGGTACGCGAGACCGGCGCGTCCGCCCCCGGCGGCGGCAGCCTCCGCGTGCCGCTCCCGGCCAGCGGGACCACCCTGACCGTTCCCGTCCACTACTGGTCGCCGACGGGCTGCCACCGCTTCGGCCGCCCCCGCCTGGCGGACGCCCCCGCCTCCACGCCCCCCGTGGACGCCGTCACGCTCGCCGCCCTGCTCGTCCGGGAGTCGGCCGGCGAACCGGGGCCCGACGGCGCCGATCTCGTGGCGCGCGTCGCCGACTCCGTCCGCCGTACCGCCGTGTTCCTCCGCGACCGCAGGGGAAGCCGCGCCCCCGACACCGGCTCCGGCCCCGGCCCCGGCCCCGACACCGAAACCGGCCCCGACCTCTTCCTCGCCGCCGAGCAGGCGCTCCTCCTGGGTCATCCGCTGCACCCCACCCCGAAGAGCAGGGAGGGCCTCACCGAGGCCGAGGCACGCCTGTACTCGCCCGAACTGCGCGGCGCCTTCCCCCTGCACTGGATGGCCGTCGCCCCCTCCGTCCTCGCCACCGACTCGGCGTGGACCGAGCGCGGCCGTCCGGTCACCGCGCCCCGGCTCACCGCCCGCCTCGCCGGTGACGGTGCGCTACCGCCCGACGGCTACGCGGTACTGCCCCTGCACCCCTGGCAGTTCCGCGCGGTACGGCACCGCCCGGAGACCGCGGCCCTGCTGGACGCGGGGCTGCTCAGGGACCTCGGCGTCCAGGGCGGTGACTGGCACCCCACCTCCTCCCTGCGGACCGTCCACCGACCCGGCGCCGCAGCCATGCTCAAGCTCTCGCTGGCCCTGCACATCACCAACTCCCGTCGGGAGAACCTCCGCAAGGAGCTGCACCGCGGAGTCGAGGTCCACCGTCTGCTGCGCAAGGGCCTGTCCTGCCAGTGGCAGGCCGCCCACCCGGAGTTCGACATCGTCCGCGATCCGGCCTGGCTCGGCGTCGACGGACCGGACGGCGGACCCGTCCGCGGGCTCGACGTCGTCATCCGGCACAACCCGTTCCGGCCCTCGGACGACGTCTCCTGCGTCGCCGGCCTCGTCGCGCCGCGTCCGTACGGGCCGGGGGAGGGTACCGGCCGGCACACTGGCGGCGTCCCGCGCTCCCGGCTGGCCGAGGTCGTCACCCGGATCGCCGCTCGGGCCGGCCGCCCGCGCGCGGCCGTGACCGTCGAGTGGTTCCTGCGGTACCTGCGGCACGTCGTACGCCCCGTGCTGTGGCTGGACGCCAACGCCGGGATCGCCCTGGAGGCGCACCAGCAGAACACGCTCGTCCTGCTGGACTCCGGCGGCTGGCCCGTCGGCGGACGCTACCGGGACAACCAGGGCTACTACTTCCGCGCGTCCCGGCGTGCGGAACTCGACGCACGCCTGCCCGGCATCGGCCAGCACAGCGACACGTTCGTGTCCGACGAGGTCACCGACGAACGCTTCACGTACTACCTCGCCGTCAACAACGTCTTCGGCCTGATCGGTGCTCTCGGCTCCCAGCACCTCGCCGACGAACGGCTGCTGCTGGCGGCCTTCCGGTGCTTCCTCCGCGATCTCGCCTCGGGCCCGGACCCCCTGCGCTGTCCGCTGCCCGAGCACCTCCTCGACTCGCCCGTGCTGCGGTGCAAGGCCAACCTGCTGACCCGGCTGCACGGCCTCGACGAACTCGCCGGCCCGGTGGACACCCAGTCCGTCTACGTCACGATCCCCAACCCGCTGCGTGTCTGA
- a CDS encoding trypsin-like serine peptidase, whose amino-acid sequence MRSIRPSFSTRGHRRGRRTASPVPVTVALVSALALTATACESGDAEAGGDASASATAADGGNGEIRIPDHIKDKLKQHGIDVDEWKNGAWKNWNKDDWLREAQDFVNPIIEDLWNPDRMREAEEPDQQVDENDLSGDQGVTDPEPVPVEAQAVPPKYHDSAATAGKLLFDSPAGSMVCSATVVEDPANPGKSNLVWTAGHCVHAGKKGGWYRNIAFVPSYNDAGKSAEELQTATKEEVAPYGVWWGDWAQTSDQWIEQGGATGGDGAPHDYAVIHVTPEKGSGGKSLEETVGSALPVDFDAPSVPQIENMKAIGYPAAPPYDGQKLFQCEDKPGRLSINASDPTMYRIGCTMTGGSSGGGWIAAGSDGKPSLVSNTSIGPVTAGWLAGPRLGEEAKGVFDAVSGKFAGQ is encoded by the coding sequence ATGCGATCCATACGGCCGTCGTTCTCCACGCGCGGGCACAGGCGCGGGCGGCGCACAGCCTCCCCCGTGCCGGTCACCGTGGCACTCGTCTCGGCGCTCGCGCTCACCGCCACCGCCTGTGAGTCCGGTGACGCGGAGGCGGGCGGCGACGCCTCCGCCTCCGCGACCGCCGCGGACGGTGGAAACGGCGAGATCCGGATCCCGGACCACATCAAGGACAAGCTCAAGCAGCACGGGATCGACGTCGACGAGTGGAAGAACGGCGCCTGGAAGAACTGGAACAAGGACGACTGGCTGCGTGAGGCGCAGGACTTCGTCAACCCGATCATCGAGGACCTGTGGAACCCGGACCGGATGCGGGAAGCCGAGGAGCCGGACCAGCAGGTCGACGAGAACGACCTCTCGGGTGACCAGGGCGTGACCGATCCGGAGCCGGTGCCGGTCGAGGCGCAGGCCGTGCCGCCCAAGTACCACGACAGCGCCGCCACGGCCGGGAAGCTGCTCTTCGACTCCCCCGCGGGCTCGATGGTCTGCTCGGCGACCGTCGTCGAGGACCCGGCCAACCCCGGCAAGTCCAACCTGGTGTGGACCGCGGGCCACTGCGTGCACGCCGGCAAGAAGGGCGGCTGGTACCGCAACATCGCCTTCGTGCCCTCGTACAACGACGCCGGCAAGTCGGCCGAGGAACTGCAGACCGCCACCAAGGAGGAGGTCGCTCCCTACGGCGTCTGGTGGGGTGACTGGGCGCAGACCTCGGACCAGTGGATCGAGCAGGGCGGTGCGACGGGCGGCGACGGCGCCCCGCACGACTACGCCGTCATCCACGTGACGCCGGAGAAGGGCAGCGGCGGGAAGTCACTGGAGGAGACGGTCGGTTCGGCGCTTCCGGTGGACTTCGACGCGCCCTCCGTGCCGCAGATCGAGAACATGAAGGCGATCGGCTACCCGGCCGCGCCGCCCTACGACGGCCAGAAGCTGTTCCAGTGCGAGGACAAGCCCGGGCGGCTGTCGATCAACGCCTCCGACCCGACCATGTACCGCATCGGCTGCACCATGACCGGGGGTTCGTCCGGCGGCGGCTGGATCGCGGCCGGTTCCGACGGCAAGCCCTCGCTGGTCTCCAACACCTCGATCGGCCCGGTGACGGCCGGTTGGCTGGCCGGTCCGCGGCTCGGCGAGGAGGCCAAGGGCGTGTTCGACGCGGTGAGCGGCAAGTTCGCCGGCCAGTGA
- a CDS encoding RelA/SpoT family protein — MNAEAVNPASPGPMTPAVAGGVSPSAPRRKTRPRIDLRRLGRAALLGTTARGRLPDAIGHVVEAHRAHHPDADLDPLRRAYVLAESSHRGQMRKSGEPYITHPLAVTLILAELGAETTTLTASLLHDTVEDTEVTLDQVGEQFGAEVRYLVDGVTKLEKVDYGAAAEPETFRKMLLATGNDVRVMSIKLADRLHNMRTLGVMRREKQERIAKVTRDVLIPLAERLGVQALKSELEDLVFAVMHPEEYERTRKLVDENAARADDPLAAVADEVRKVLREADITAEVLIRPRHFVSVHRVSRKRGPLGGADFGRLLVLVQDDADCYAVLGELHTCMTPVVSEFKDFIAVPKFNLYQSLHTAVARAQDGQVVEVLIRTHQMHKVAEAGVVALGNPYAQPPEEQTTGDGERVDPTRPGWLSRLLDWQRGAPDPDTFWSTLREDLAQDREITVFRPDGRALGLPEGATCVDAAYAQYGEDAHASMGARVNGRLATMSTVLRDGDTVQLLMGQDPASQPSREWLEHAHTPAARIAIQRRLAAHPEPAPSGEAERASRDSAPGDAPAPRPTADGPAPRPASADVLVDPPGAAVRLAGCCTPVPPDEITGFAVRGGVVTVHRAECAVVTRMKSTGRPEVGVRWGESTQCRVTLLAESFGRPHLLADLTEAMAVEGAEIVSATVEPPDRQRVRHTYTVLLPDAARLPALMRAMRDVAGVYDVSRAQPQTTGV; from the coding sequence ATGAATGCGGAGGCCGTGAATCCAGCGAGCCCAGGCCCGATGACGCCCGCGGTCGCCGGCGGCGTCTCGCCGTCCGCGCCCCGCCGGAAGACCCGCCCCCGGATCGACCTGCGCCGCCTGGGCCGCGCCGCACTGCTCGGCACCACCGCCCGCGGCCGGCTGCCCGACGCCATCGGCCACGTCGTCGAGGCGCACCGCGCCCACCACCCCGACGCCGACCTGGACCCGCTCCGTCGCGCCTATGTCCTGGCCGAGTCCTCGCACCGCGGCCAGATGCGCAAGAGCGGCGAGCCCTACATCACGCACCCCCTCGCCGTGACCCTGATCCTCGCGGAACTGGGCGCGGAGACCACCACGTTGACCGCCTCCCTCCTGCACGACACGGTCGAGGACACCGAGGTGACCCTCGACCAGGTGGGCGAGCAGTTCGGCGCCGAGGTCCGTTATCTCGTCGACGGCGTCACCAAGCTGGAGAAGGTCGACTACGGCGCCGCCGCCGAGCCCGAGACCTTCCGCAAGATGCTCCTCGCCACCGGCAACGACGTCCGCGTGATGTCGATCAAACTCGCCGACCGGCTGCACAACATGCGCACCCTCGGCGTCATGCGCCGCGAGAAACAGGAGCGCATCGCCAAGGTCACCCGGGACGTGCTCATCCCGCTCGCCGAACGGCTCGGCGTCCAGGCGCTCAAGTCCGAGCTCGAGGACCTCGTCTTCGCGGTCATGCACCCCGAGGAGTACGAGCGCACGCGGAAGTTGGTCGACGAGAACGCCGCCCGCGCGGACGACCCGCTGGCCGCGGTCGCCGACGAGGTGCGCAAGGTGCTGCGCGAGGCCGACATCACCGCCGAGGTCCTCATCCGGCCCCGCCACTTCGTCTCCGTTCACCGCGTCTCCCGCAAACGCGGCCCGCTGGGCGGCGCCGACTTCGGCCGTCTCCTGGTGCTCGTGCAGGACGACGCCGACTGCTACGCCGTCCTCGGCGAGCTGCACACCTGTATGACGCCCGTCGTCTCGGAGTTCAAGGACTTCATCGCCGTACCCAAGTTCAACCTGTACCAGTCGCTGCACACCGCGGTGGCCCGCGCGCAGGACGGACAGGTCGTCGAGGTCCTCATCCGCACCCACCAGATGCACAAGGTCGCGGAGGCCGGCGTCGTCGCGCTCGGCAATCCGTACGCGCAGCCGCCGGAGGAGCAGACCACGGGCGACGGCGAGCGGGTCGACCCGACCCGGCCCGGCTGGCTGTCCCGGCTGCTCGACTGGCAGCGGGGCGCCCCCGACCCCGACACCTTCTGGTCCACCCTCCGCGAGGACCTCGCCCAGGACCGCGAGATCACCGTCTTCCGCCCCGACGGCCGGGCCCTGGGCCTGCCCGAGGGAGCCACCTGCGTCGACGCCGCGTACGCCCAGTACGGGGAGGACGCGCACGCCTCCATGGGCGCCCGGGTCAACGGTCGGCTGGCGACCATGAGCACGGTGCTCCGGGACGGCGACACCGTGCAGCTCCTGATGGGCCAGGACCCCGCCTCGCAACCCTCCAGGGAGTGGCTGGAGCACGCCCACACGCCCGCCGCGCGGATCGCCATCCAGCGCCGGCTCGCCGCCCACCCGGAGCCCGCGCCGTCCGGCGAGGCGGAGCGGGCCTCCCGGGACTCCGCTCCGGGTGACGCACCCGCCCCGCGCCCCACGGCCGACGGGCCGGCGCCCCGCCCCGCCTCCGCCGACGTCCTGGTGGACCCGCCCGGGGCGGCCGTACGGCTGGCCGGCTGCTGCACCCCGGTGCCGCCCGACGAGATCACCGGCTTCGCCGTGCGCGGGGGAGTGGTGACCGTGCACCGCGCGGAGTGCGCCGTGGTGACGCGGATGAAGAGCACGGGGCGCCCGGAGGTCGGCGTGCGCTGGGGCGAGAGCACCCAGTGCCGGGTCACACTGCTCGCCGAATCGTTCGGCCGCCCGCACCTCCTCGCGGACCTCACCGAGGCCATGGCCGTCGAAGGCGCCGAGATCGTCTCCGCGACCGTCGAGCCCCCGGACCGGCAGCGGGTGCGCCACACCTACACCGTCCTGCTTCCGGACGCCGCCCGGCTGCCCGCCCTCATGCGCGCCATGCGCGATGTGGCCGGCGTCTACGACGTGAGCCGGGCGCAGCCGCAGACCACGGGGGTCTGA
- a CDS encoding M1 family metallopeptidase, translated as MPHTPHTPTSRSRGRSRRRLRIAALLASAVSVCMVAASAPPTPLGVGDRLFPHLGNPGYDVAAYDLSFTYSGSNSEPLKAVTTIDAWTTADLDRVNLDFAHGQVDSVEVDGEPAGFATAGEDLVVTPEDALDQGEWMRITVRHSSDPVYSEDREGGWVRTADGLAMANQADVAHLVFPCNDHPSDKARFTIRVTAPDGLTAVANGLAAGVERSGGATTWTYRHDHPMATELAQVSIGRSTVLRRTGPHGLPLRDVVPTEHRAALEPWLEKTPDQITWMENKVGRYPFETYGLLMADATTGFELETQTLSLFERELFTEPGYPEWYVESIMVHELAHQWFGNSVSPATWSDLWLNEGHATWYEALYAEETADKPVEARMKAAYGASDGWRAKGGPPAAPKPPTSGSKTGIFRANVYDGAALVLYALRQEIGRAAFERLERTWATRHRDDTAGTADFVRLASEISGRDLGDFLQAWLYDQKTPPMPGHPDWRPTATGQAPATAGAHGE; from the coding sequence ATGCCGCACACCCCGCACACTCCGACTTCGCGCTCCCGTGGCCGCTCCCGCCGCCGGCTCAGGATCGCCGCGCTGCTCGCCTCGGCCGTCTCCGTCTGCATGGTCGCCGCAAGCGCCCCGCCGACCCCCCTCGGCGTCGGCGACCGCCTCTTCCCGCACCTGGGCAACCCCGGCTACGACGTGGCGGCGTACGACCTGTCCTTCACCTACTCCGGCAGCAACAGCGAGCCGTTGAAGGCCGTCACCACCATCGACGCCTGGACCACGGCCGACCTGGACCGGGTCAATCTCGACTTCGCCCACGGCCAGGTCGACTCCGTCGAGGTGGACGGCGAGCCCGCCGGTTTCGCGACCGCCGGAGAGGATCTCGTCGTCACGCCCGAGGACGCGCTCGACCAGGGCGAGTGGATGCGCATCACCGTCCGGCACAGCAGCGATCCGGTCTACTCCGAGGACCGCGAGGGCGGCTGGGTGCGCACCGCCGACGGCCTCGCCATGGCCAACCAGGCCGACGTCGCCCACCTGGTGTTCCCCTGCAACGACCACCCCTCCGACAAGGCACGGTTCACCATCCGCGTCACGGCCCCCGACGGACTCACGGCCGTCGCGAACGGCCTGGCGGCGGGTGTGGAGCGGAGCGGCGGAGCGACCACGTGGACGTACCGGCACGACCACCCCATGGCCACCGAGCTGGCCCAGGTGTCCATCGGCCGCTCCACCGTGCTGCGCCGCACCGGCCCGCACGGACTGCCCCTGAGGGACGTCGTGCCGACCGAGCACCGCGCGGCGCTCGAACCGTGGCTGGAGAAGACCCCCGACCAGATCACCTGGATGGAGAACAAGGTCGGGCGCTACCCCTTCGAGACCTACGGGCTGCTGATGGCGGACGCCACCACCGGATTCGAGCTGGAGACCCAGACGCTCTCCCTCTTCGAACGGGAGCTCTTCACCGAGCCCGGTTACCCGGAGTGGTACGTCGAGTCGATCATGGTGCACGAGCTGGCCCACCAGTGGTTCGGCAACAGCGTCAGCCCCGCCACCTGGTCCGACCTCTGGCTCAACGAGGGCCACGCCACCTGGTACGAGGCGCTGTACGCCGAGGAGACCGCGGACAAGCCCGTGGAGGCCCGCATGAAGGCGGCCTACGGCGCCTCCGACGGCTGGCGCGCGAAGGGCGGACCGCCGGCCGCCCCGAAGCCCCCCACCTCGGGCAGCAAGACCGGCATCTTCCGCGCCAACGTCTACGACGGCGCGGCCCTCGTGCTCTACGCCCTGCGCCAGGAGATCGGCCGCGCCGCCTTCGAGCGCCTCGAACGCACCTGGGCCACCCGCCACCGGGACGACACGGCGGGCACCGCCGACTTCGTCCGGCTCGCCTCCGAGATCTCCGGCCGCGACCTGGGGGACTTCCTCCAGGCCTGGCTGTACGACCAGAAGACCCCGCCGATGCCCGGCCACCCGGACTGGCGGCCGACGGCGACCGGCCAGGCGCCGGCTACGGCAGGGGCGCACGGGGAATAA